The Macaca thibetana thibetana isolate TM-01 chromosome 11, ASM2454274v1, whole genome shotgun sequence genome window below encodes:
- the LOC126931793 gene encoding NKG2-C type II integral membrane protein isoform X6, whose translation MNKQRGTFSEVSLAQDPKRQQRKPKGNKSSISGTEQEIFQVELNLQNPSLNHQGIDEIYDCQGLLPPPEKLTAEVLGIICIVLMATLLKTIVLIPFLEQNNSSPNTRTQKVRHCGHCPEEWITYSKSCYYIGKEKRTWAESLLACTSKNSSLLSIDNEEEMKFLTSILSSSWIDVFRDSSHHPWVTINGLTFKHEIKESDNAEHNCAMLHVRGLFSDECGSSKIYHCKHKL comes from the exons atgaataaacaaagaGGAACCTTCTCAGAAGTGAGTCTGGCCCAGGATCCAAAGAGGCAACAAAGGAAACCTAAAGGCAATAAAAGCTCCATTTCAGGAACCGAACAGGAAATATTCCAAGTAGAATTAAACCTTCAAAATCCTTCTCTGAATCATCAAGGGATTGATGAAATATATGACTGCCAAG GTTTACTGCCACCTCCAGAGAAGCTCACTGCTGAGGTCCTGGGAATCATTTGCATTGTCCTGATGGCCACTCTGTTAAAAACAATAGTTCTTATTCCTT tTCTGGAGCAGAACAATTCTTCCCCGAATACAAGAACCCAGAaag TACGTCACTGTGGCCATTGTCCTGAGGAGTGGATTACATATTCCAAAAGTTGTTATTACATTGGCAAGGAAAAAAGAACTTGGGCAGAGAGTTTGCTGGCCTGTACTTCAAAGAATTCTAGTCTGCTTTCTATAgataatgaagaagaaatg aaatttctgACCTCCATTTTATCTTCCTCATGGATTGATGTGTTTCGTGACAGCAGTCATCATCCATGGGTGACAATCAACGGTTTGACTTTCAAACATGA GATAAAAGAGTCAGATAATGCTGAACATAACTGTGCAATGCTACATGTACGTGGACTTTTTTCAGACGAGTGTGGATCTTCAAAAATATATCATTGTAAGCATAAGCTTTAG